The proteins below come from a single Crossiella sp. CA-258035 genomic window:
- a CDS encoding FAD-binding protein translates to MSTTWDARAEVVVLGFGAAGACAAIEAAAGGADVLVVDRFSGGGTTAISGGVVYAGGGTRIQSAAGVGDSVEAMHAYLREEVGDAVSPETLRRFCATSADQLDWLRRQGVPFEGSLCPYKTSYPDNRYYLYFSGSENSGAFRRYAVPAPRGHRAKGPGTSGATLFAALAASARRHGARVLTQTTAERLIVERGRVTGVTCRTLARAPRRIRLAHRLLSRYAAKPGVYLPWLRGILHRQAERLERRHGRQLRIGAGRGVVIATGGFAANRAMLAEHAPDYRGGLVLGTPGDDGSGIRLGVAAGAATGLLDRVSAWRFLSPPSALLSGLLVDRAGARVIDESRYGAAVGEALITRHQGRGWLLVDAEILAEARRQLRRQALWFQRIQGYAQLAARVAGPTLESVAARAGIDPAGLRATVTAHHDRVRRRAADPTGRPAELSRELRPPFSLLDMSIRNRLNPCPMLPLGGLVVDERTGAVRRPDGSAIAGLYAAGRSAVGICSRSYVSGLSLADCVFSGRRAGAHLAATRRSGAHR, encoded by the coding sequence GTGTCCACCACATGGGACGCGCGCGCCGAGGTGGTCGTCCTCGGCTTCGGCGCGGCGGGCGCGTGCGCGGCGATCGAGGCCGCCGCGGGCGGCGCGGACGTGCTGGTGGTGGACCGGTTCAGTGGCGGCGGCACCACCGCGATCTCCGGCGGCGTGGTCTACGCCGGTGGTGGCACCAGGATCCAGTCCGCGGCCGGGGTGGGCGACTCGGTCGAGGCCATGCACGCCTACCTGCGTGAGGAGGTCGGCGACGCGGTCTCCCCGGAAACCCTGCGCCGCTTCTGCGCGACCAGCGCCGACCAGCTGGACTGGCTGCGCCGCCAGGGCGTGCCGTTCGAGGGCAGCCTGTGCCCGTACAAGACCTCCTACCCGGACAACCGCTACTACCTGTACTTCTCGGGCAGCGAGAACTCCGGCGCCTTCCGCCGCTACGCCGTGCCCGCCCCGCGCGGCCACCGCGCCAAGGGACCGGGCACCTCGGGCGCGACGCTGTTCGCCGCGCTGGCGGCCTCGGCCCGCAGGCACGGGGCGCGGGTGCTCACCCAGACCACGGCCGAACGGCTGATCGTCGAACGCGGCCGGGTCACCGGAGTCACCTGCCGGACCCTGGCCCGCGCGCCGCGCCGGATCCGCCTGGCACACCGCCTGTTGAGCCGCTACGCCGCCAAGCCCGGGGTGTACCTGCCCTGGCTGCGCGGGATCCTGCACCGGCAGGCCGAGCGGCTGGAACGACGGCACGGCAGGCAGCTGCGGATCGGCGCGGGCCGGGGCGTGGTGATCGCCACCGGAGGGTTCGCCGCGAACCGGGCCATGCTCGCCGAGCACGCGCCGGACTACCGCGGCGGGCTCGTCCTGGGCACGCCGGGAGATGACGGCTCCGGCATCCGGCTCGGCGTGGCGGCCGGCGCGGCGACCGGACTGCTGGACCGGGTGTCCGCGTGGCGTTTCCTCAGCCCGCCCAGCGCCTTGCTGTCCGGGCTGCTGGTGGATCGCGCAGGTGCCAGGGTGATCGACGAGTCCCGCTACGGCGCGGCGGTCGGGGAGGCGCTGATCACTCGGCACCAGGGCCGCGGCTGGCTGCTGGTGGACGCGGAGATCCTGGCCGAGGCCCGCCGCCAGCTGCGACGGCAAGCGCTGTGGTTCCAACGGATCCAGGGCTACGCGCAGCTCGCCGCGCGGGTGGCCGGGCCGACCCTGGAGTCGGTGGCCGCCCGCGCCGGGATCGACCCGGCCGGGCTGCGCGCCACCGTCACCGCCCACCACGACCGGGTGCGCCGCCGCGCCGCCGACCCGACCGGACGGCCTGCCGAGCTGTCCAGGGAGCTCCGGCCGCCGTTCTCGTTGCTGGACATGTCGATCCGCAACCGGCTCAACCCGTGCCCGATGCTGCCACTGGGCGGACTGGTGGTGGACGAGCGGACCGGGGCGGTGCGCAGGCCGGACGGCTCGGCCATCGCCGGACTGTACGCGGCCGGACGGTCCGCGGTCGGCATCTGCTCGCGTTCCTACGTCAGCGGCCTCTCCCTGGCCGACTGCGTGTTCTCCGGCCGCCGCGCCGGAGCCCACCTCGCCGCCACCAGGAGGTCCGGTGCTCACCGCTGA